Proteins encoded together in one Temnothorax longispinosus isolate EJ_2023e chromosome 5, Tlon_JGU_v1, whole genome shotgun sequence window:
- the Iml1 gene encoding GATOR complex protein Iml1 isoform X3: MKLFKLIVHQKNFSGEDLIINPKDYPGIKTGDVVEIYHPDDEFSRLLLQVTSFKEDLQGRETISVENNVASMFQLRTFADVYMNIVNPDDVALDSIELTFKDQYMGRSEMWRLKNSLVNTCVYINKKIEFCSGSIRCQVYEMWSQGDRVACGVITDDTKVVFRSSTSMVYLFIQMSSEMWDFDIHGDLYFEKAVNGFLADLFQKWKKNSSNHEVTIVLFSRTFYNATSLEEFPNHMRECLQHDYRGRFYEDFYRVAVQNERFEDWSNILVQLRKLFTDYQKIVLEYHQKPGVNMPKAVNSTAAQGNFLEVLNMSLNVFEKHYLDRSFDRTGQLSVVITPGVGVFEVDRELTNVTKQRIIDNGVGSDLVCVGEQPLHAVPLLKFHNKDSSINAPDDYSMPHWINLSFYSTNKKIPYSTFIPRIKLPQKVSKHLTDNEKLHCKTRLLQEDPRECLHNTLFDYDAYDAQVFQLPTVHTSSVQRINTRRKKTSVVCLETHNNGHLLKLLKRKMSDPDIHHPPPETHSPSLRSAAITIPHKTDDDNTESNEDKTGVSRTPVKNDLTDSEISPPFRPIVGSAGSPTNSISQPTNILRPGRALINPFDPSHVTIKLTSNRRRWTHIFPKGPTGVLIQQHHYQAIPMQTLESQSETTLATIGGPSMEVGASNSNQISRSASQIGFQDTKGKLLRPNPSVTNGDKAANPSAMANKSLTLLWGATGEQEWTPALTTAIIGVDWKSLTIPACLPITTDYFPDKRSLQNDYVVSDYNLLPDDVNADFAQQRAIYKKPLTTVEVFKELVSQRLAQGFQLIILPSLNKNQSNATGTNPVPAISTVIRGRQTESEPKEEYLLSIGRIFHKISLFDNSITVTRYRPRHPYPPFNIHYQYRFHAPHHDTYEVSRVSFTTEKLETYNWNYLDHYICTRGHTDFALVEDLKYVFFQALKYWRFRVFLLPYNNPATRRILEGSPRCDIYTPLSNAEQASLMDGFLRFIEGWLNKIRRPNPNKNWSPTALGGVPPRDPASHLTRRRHSTSLIFLTNQTNLVGSSPFRERLGSNRLPEKPRPRSGSKVMDRGRVSPASEAVLPLSLEQQQQDHFDANDDSANQELTKIKSNATNVEILEAMKHPQTGVGFLTQHPSLPSQTFVSADAIQWLNNHIEGGMGIEQGINIMKGMIQDKLICHASGDFSQPFVLGFYLYHIVQDENQKAADYSAPLGNLQSFENEWVEVEMRPPKGWCEPTSSTTVSTVPAITIPCDTIDESNVPPFLRDDIDLTEPMDDRNWTVPLYKHTHLDIDINNKSDRIEWGHLRYQSIYKVYNSYELVVQWVASSGSIVADLIFVWQRKAQMCGIQMIPIPSDLLALPYVLKSDPLRGPIFIPLDTECLMANKRHLFEEFREDTYAQRLFLFQEAILQRFGFMPCLVENTENDRQYVHITGNAFILVPSTTNTRPRPRTGTNVVRRNTGQKRYPVHSDQSSPHEAYITRHVGGKKDDHSTDRKMGFLWSWNHMISRKWKLLSLSAGDEVFQKKIIQDFRHFCSNGDNRLKEFWESCWELKEKTCTKAK; the protein is encoded by the exons ATGAAGCTTTTCAAGCTGATAGTGCATCAAAAGAACTTTAGCGGGGAGGACCTGATCATCAACCCGAAGGATTATCCCGGCATAAAGACCGGCGATGTCGTTGAGATTTACCATCCCGACGATGAGTTCAGCCGGCTGCTGTTACAAGTCACCTCCTTCAAGGAGGACCTACAGGGTCGCGAGACCATCAGCGTGGAGAATAACGTAGCGTCGATGTTTCAGCTGCGAACGTTCGCCGATGTATACATGAACATAGTAAACCCGGACGACGTGGCCCTAGATTCCATAGAATTGACGTTTAAGGATCAGTATATGGGACGCAGTGAAATGTGGCGTTTGAAGAACAGCTTG GTAAACACTTGCGTGTACATCAATAAGAAGATAGAGTTTTGCAGCGGTAGTATACGTTGTCAAGTGTACGAGATGTGGTCACAGGGCGATCGTGTTGCCTGCGGCGTCATAACTGATGACACTAAA GTAGTGTTTCGATCTTCTACAAGTATGGTATACTTGTTCATTCAAATGAGCTCCGAAATGTGGGATTTTGATATACACGGAGATCTTTACTTTGAGAAGGCAGTTAATGGATTCTTAGCGGACCTATTTCAAAAGTGGAAAAAGAATAGCAGCAATCATGAAGTTACTATAGTACTGTTTTCGAGAACTTTCTACAATGCGACCAGTTTGGAGGAATTTCCCAATCATATGAGGGAGTGTTTGCAGCACGATTACAGAGGGAGATTTTATGAAGATTTTTACAGAGTTGCGGTACAGAATGAAAGATTTGAGGATTGGAGTAATATATTGGTGCAACTGCGCAAACTGTTTACTgattatcaaaaaattgtctTGGAATATCACCAGAAGCCAGGTGTTAATATGCCTAAGGCGGTAAATTCCACTGCTGCGCAAGGCAACTTTTTGGAAGTGTTGAATATGTCTTTGAACG tttttgaAAAACACTACTTGGATCGCAGCTTTGACAGGACTGGTCAGTTATCTGTAGTCATTACACCTGGAGTTGGAGTCTTTGAGGTTGACAGAGAGCTGACAAATGTGACAAAGCAGAGAATCATTGACAACGGTGTAGGAAGTGATTTAGTATGCGTTGGTGAACAGCCACTTCATGCAGTTCCGTTATTGAAG TTTCACAACAAAGATTCCTCTATAAATGCACCAGATGACTATAGCATGCCTCACTGGATAAATCTCAGTTTCTATTCTACGAACAAAAAGATTCCCTATTCCACATTTATTCCACGAATAAAGCTGCCGCAGAAGGTGTCGAAACATCTGAcggataatgaaaaattacattgcaAAACTAGACTTTTGCAAGAAGATCCAAGAGAATGTTTACATAATACGTTATTCGATTATGATGCTTATGATGCACAAGTATTCCAACTACCAACAGTTCATACTTCAAG TGTACAAAGGATAAATACGAGGAGAAAAAAGACGAGCGTGGTGTGCCTTGAAACTCATAATAATGGCCATTTGTTAAAGCTCTTGAAACGTAAAATGTCGGATCCTGATATACATCATCCACCACCTGAAACACATTCACCGTCATTACGGAGTGCTGCAATAACGATACCGCACAAAACAGATGACGATAACACTGAATCTAATGAAGATAAAACTG gtGTATCCAGAACGCCGGTGAAAAACGACTTAACAGACTCCGAGATATCTCCGCCGTTTAGACCTATTGTTGGTAGCGCTGGTAGTCCAACGAACTCAATTTCTCAACCGACGAATATACTTAGGCCTGGTAGGGCATTAATCAATCCTTTCGATCCGTCACATGTTACCATTAAACTTACCAGCAACAGACGACGGTGGACTCACATCTTTCCAAAAG GGCCTACAGGAGTTCTAATACAGCAACATCACTATCAAGCTATTCCAATGCAAACATTGGAGTCACAAAGTGAGACTACATTAGCCACTATAGGTGGACCCTCGATGGAAGTTGGGGCGAGCAATTCAAATCAGATTTCGAGATCGGCATCTCAAATAGGATTCCAAG ACACAAAAGGAAAGTTACTGCGACCTAATCCTTCTGTAACTAATGGAGATAAAGCTGCAAATCCTTCAGCTATGGCGAATAAGAGTCTTACTCTCTTGTGGGGTGCTACTGGTGAGCAGGAATGGACGCCTGCTTTAACAACAG CCATCATAG GAGTTGACTGGAAATCTTTAACAATCCCCGCGTGCCTGCCCATCACTACTGATTACTTCCCAGACAAGCGGAGCTTACAAAACGATTACGTCGTGTCGGACTACAATCTTCTCCCGGACGACGTTAACGCAGATTTTGCCCAACAGCGAGCGATATACAAGAAACCGCTCACAACTGTGGAAGTGTTTAAAGAGCTGGTCTCGCAGCGCTTGGCccaa gGTTTCCagctaattattttaccgtCACTTAACAAGAATCAGAGCAACGCCACTGGCACCAATCCCGTTCCCGCAATTAGTACGGTAATACGCGGCAGACAGACTGAGTCCGAGCCTAAAGAGGAATATTTGCTTAGCATTGGaagaatttttcacaaaatatcaCTGTTCGATAATTCTATAACAGTTACGAGATACCGTCCAcg gCATCCTTACCCACCCTTCAATATTCACTATCAATATCGATTTCATGCTCCGCATCACGACACGTACGAAGTCTCGCGGGTGTCTTTCACCACAGAGAAACTCGAGACCTATAATTGGAATTATCTAGACCATTACATTTGCACACGGGGCCACACTGATTTTGCTTTAGTGGAA gatcttaaatatgttttctttcaGGCTCTCAAATATTGGAGGTTTCGAGTATTTCTATTACCATATAATAATCCTGCGACCCGCAGAATTTTAGAAGGTTCCCCAAGATGCGACATATACACTCCGCTCAGTAATGCTGAACAGGCATCATTAATGGACGGCTTTCTGCGTTTTATCGAGGGATGGTTGAACAAAATACGACGGCCAAATCCCAACAAAAACTGG AGCCCCACAGCTCTAGGTGGTGTCCCTCCAAGAGATCCTGCCTCTCATTTGACCAGACGCAGGCACAGCACGAGCCTGATATTCCTCACTAACCAG ACCAATCTAGTCGGCAGCTCTCCTTTCAGGGAGCGACTCGGGAGCAACCGCCTGCCAGAGAAACCGAGACCAAG ATCCGGTTCCAAAGTGATGGACAGAGGACGTGTGTCGCCTGCCAGTGAAGCCGTTTTGCCGTTGTCGCTCGAGCAACAGCAGCAGGATCATTTCGACGCTAACGACGACAG TGCAAATCAGGAGCTGACCAAGATAAAAAGCAATGCGACGAATGTGGAAATTTTGGAGGCCATGAAACATCCTCAAACTGGTGTTGGCTTCTTAACACAACATCCCTCGCTGCCCAGCCAAACGTTTGTTAGCGCTGATGCGATCCAGTGGTTGAACAACCACATAGAAGGCGGCATGGGGATCGAACAGGGTATTAATATCATGAAG GGAATGATTCAAGACAAATTGATATGCCATGCGTCCGGCGATTTCTCGCAACCATTTGTGCTGGgattttatttgtatcatatcgTGCAGGATGAAAATCAAAAAG CCGCAGACTATTCCGCGCCGCTTGGGAATCTGCAAAGTTTCGAGAACGAGTGGGTGGAGGTAGAAATGAGACCGCCGAAAGGATGGTGTGAACCAACGTCTTCGACAACAGTGTCGACAGTACCTGCCATAACAATACCTTGCGACACTATTGACGAATCCAACGTTCCACCTTTTCTGAGAGACGACATCGATTTAACCGAACCGATGGATGACAGAAATTGGACAG tGCCATTGTATAAACATACTCATCTTGATATcgatatcaataataaaagtgaCAGGATCGAATGGGGTCACTTGAGATACCAGTCCATTTACaaagtatataattcttatgaACTCGTAGTACAATGGGTTGCGTCATCTGGGAGCATAGTGGCTGATCTG ATATTCGTTTGGCAACGCAAGGCTCAAATGTGCGGGATACAGATGATACCGATTCCTAGCGATCTGTTAGCGCTACCATATGTCTTGAAGAGCGATCCTCTCAGAGGTCCTATTTTCATACCTCTCGATACAGAATGTTTAATGGCAAATAAGCGGCATCTCTTTGAAG AATTCCGTGAAGATACCTACGCACAAAGGTTGTTTTTATTCCAAGAAGCAATTCTACAGAGATTCGGCTTCATGCCGTGCTTAGTCGAGAATACCGAAAATGACCGTCAGTACGTTCACATCACTGGTAACGCATTTATATTAGTGCCATCCACCACGAATACTCGGCCACGTCCACGAACCGGTACGAACGTCGTACGGCGAAATACAGGACAGAAAAGATACCCAGTTCATTCGGACCAGTCTAGTCCGCACGAAGCATACATTACCAGACATGTTGGGGGAAAGAAGGACGATCATAGCACAGATAGGAAA atggGCTTTTTGTGGTCCTGGAATCATATGATCAGCCGCAAGTGGAAATTATTATCTCTCTCGGCGGGCGACGAAGTTTTCCAGAAAAAAATCATACAGGATTTTCGACACTTCTGTTCCAATGGAGACAATAGACTTAAAGAGTTTTGGGAATCTTGTTGGGAGTTAAAGGAAAAAACTTGTACAAAAGCAAAGTAG
- the Iml1 gene encoding GATOR complex protein Iml1 isoform X5 — protein sequence MKLFKLIVHQKNFSGEDLIINPKDYPGIKTGDVVEIYHPDDEFSRLLLQVTSFKEDLQGRETISVENNVASMFQLRTFADVYMNIVNPDDVALDSIELTFKDQYMGRSEMWRLKNSLVNTCVYINKKIEFCSGSIRCQVYEMWSQGDRVACGVITDDTKVVFRSSTSMVYLFIQMSSEMWDFDIHGDLYFEKAVNGFLADLFQKWKKNSSNHEVTIVLFSRTFYNATSLEEFPNHMRECLQHDYRGRFYEDFYRVAVQNERFEDWSNILVQLRKLFTDYQKIVLEYHQKPGVNMPKAVNSTAAQGNFLEVLNMSLNVFEKHYLDRSFDRTGQLSVVITPGVGVFEVDRELTNVTKQRIIDNGVGSDLVCVGEQPLHAVPLLKFHNKDSSINAPDDYSMPHWINLSFYSTNKKIPYSTFIPRIKLPQKVSKHLTDNEKLHCKTRLLQEDPRECLHNTLFDYDAYDAQVFQLPTVHTSSVQRINTRRKKTSVVCLETHNNGHLLKLLKRKMSDPDIHHPPPETHSPSLRSAAITIPHKTDDDNTESNEDKTGVSRTPVKNDLTDSEISPPFRPIVGSAGSPTNSISQPTNILRPGRALINPFDPSHVTIKLTSNRRRWTHIFPKGPTGVLIQQHHYQAIPMQTLESQSETTLATIGGPSMEVGASNSNQISRSASQIGFQDTKGKLLRPNPSVTNGDKAANPSAMANKSLTLLWGATGEQEWTPALTTGVDWKSLTIPACLPITTDYFPDKRSLQNDYVVSDYNLLPDDVNADFAQQRAIYKKPLTTVEVFKELVSQRLAQGFQLIILPSLNKNQSNATGTNPVPAISTVIRGRQTESEPKEEYLLSIGRIFHKISLFDNSITVTRYRPRHPYPPFNIHYQYRFHAPHHDTYEVSRVSFTTEKLETYNWNYLDHYICTRGHTDFALVEALKYWRFRVFLLPYNNPATRRILEGSPRCDIYTPLSNAEQASLMDGFLRFIEGWLNKIRRPNPNKNWHDMFQSPTALGGVPPRDPASHLTRRRHSTSLIFLTNQTNLVGSSPFRERLGSNRLPEKPRPRSGSKVMDRGRVSPASEAVLPLSLEQQQQDHFDANDDSANQELTKIKSNATNVEILEAMKHPQTGVGFLTQHPSLPSQTFVSADAIQWLNNHIEGGMGIEQGINIMKGMIQDKLICHASGDFSQPFVLGFYLYHIVQDENQKAADYSAPLGNLQSFENEWVEVEMRPPKGWCEPTSSTTVSTVPAITIPCDTIDESNVPPFLRDDIDLTEPMDDRNWTVPLYKHTHLDIDINNKSDRIEWGHLRYQSIYKVYNSYELVVQWVASSGSIVADLIFVWQRKAQMCGIQMIPIPSDLLALPYVLKSDPLRGPIFIPLDTECLMANKRHLFEEFREDTYAQRLFLFQEAILQRFGFMPCLVENTENDRQYVHITGNAFILVPSTTNTRPRPRTGTNVVRRNTGQKRYPVHSDQSSPHEAYITRHVGGKKDDHSTDRKMGFLWSWNHMISRKWKLLSLSAGDEVFQKKIIQDFRHFCSNGDNRLKEFWESCWELKEKTCTKAK from the exons ATGAAGCTTTTCAAGCTGATAGTGCATCAAAAGAACTTTAGCGGGGAGGACCTGATCATCAACCCGAAGGATTATCCCGGCATAAAGACCGGCGATGTCGTTGAGATTTACCATCCCGACGATGAGTTCAGCCGGCTGCTGTTACAAGTCACCTCCTTCAAGGAGGACCTACAGGGTCGCGAGACCATCAGCGTGGAGAATAACGTAGCGTCGATGTTTCAGCTGCGAACGTTCGCCGATGTATACATGAACATAGTAAACCCGGACGACGTGGCCCTAGATTCCATAGAATTGACGTTTAAGGATCAGTATATGGGACGCAGTGAAATGTGGCGTTTGAAGAACAGCTTG GTAAACACTTGCGTGTACATCAATAAGAAGATAGAGTTTTGCAGCGGTAGTATACGTTGTCAAGTGTACGAGATGTGGTCACAGGGCGATCGTGTTGCCTGCGGCGTCATAACTGATGACACTAAA GTAGTGTTTCGATCTTCTACAAGTATGGTATACTTGTTCATTCAAATGAGCTCCGAAATGTGGGATTTTGATATACACGGAGATCTTTACTTTGAGAAGGCAGTTAATGGATTCTTAGCGGACCTATTTCAAAAGTGGAAAAAGAATAGCAGCAATCATGAAGTTACTATAGTACTGTTTTCGAGAACTTTCTACAATGCGACCAGTTTGGAGGAATTTCCCAATCATATGAGGGAGTGTTTGCAGCACGATTACAGAGGGAGATTTTATGAAGATTTTTACAGAGTTGCGGTACAGAATGAAAGATTTGAGGATTGGAGTAATATATTGGTGCAACTGCGCAAACTGTTTACTgattatcaaaaaattgtctTGGAATATCACCAGAAGCCAGGTGTTAATATGCCTAAGGCGGTAAATTCCACTGCTGCGCAAGGCAACTTTTTGGAAGTGTTGAATATGTCTTTGAACG tttttgaAAAACACTACTTGGATCGCAGCTTTGACAGGACTGGTCAGTTATCTGTAGTCATTACACCTGGAGTTGGAGTCTTTGAGGTTGACAGAGAGCTGACAAATGTGACAAAGCAGAGAATCATTGACAACGGTGTAGGAAGTGATTTAGTATGCGTTGGTGAACAGCCACTTCATGCAGTTCCGTTATTGAAG TTTCACAACAAAGATTCCTCTATAAATGCACCAGATGACTATAGCATGCCTCACTGGATAAATCTCAGTTTCTATTCTACGAACAAAAAGATTCCCTATTCCACATTTATTCCACGAATAAAGCTGCCGCAGAAGGTGTCGAAACATCTGAcggataatgaaaaattacattgcaAAACTAGACTTTTGCAAGAAGATCCAAGAGAATGTTTACATAATACGTTATTCGATTATGATGCTTATGATGCACAAGTATTCCAACTACCAACAGTTCATACTTCAAG TGTACAAAGGATAAATACGAGGAGAAAAAAGACGAGCGTGGTGTGCCTTGAAACTCATAATAATGGCCATTTGTTAAAGCTCTTGAAACGTAAAATGTCGGATCCTGATATACATCATCCACCACCTGAAACACATTCACCGTCATTACGGAGTGCTGCAATAACGATACCGCACAAAACAGATGACGATAACACTGAATCTAATGAAGATAAAACTG gtGTATCCAGAACGCCGGTGAAAAACGACTTAACAGACTCCGAGATATCTCCGCCGTTTAGACCTATTGTTGGTAGCGCTGGTAGTCCAACGAACTCAATTTCTCAACCGACGAATATACTTAGGCCTGGTAGGGCATTAATCAATCCTTTCGATCCGTCACATGTTACCATTAAACTTACCAGCAACAGACGACGGTGGACTCACATCTTTCCAAAAG GGCCTACAGGAGTTCTAATACAGCAACATCACTATCAAGCTATTCCAATGCAAACATTGGAGTCACAAAGTGAGACTACATTAGCCACTATAGGTGGACCCTCGATGGAAGTTGGGGCGAGCAATTCAAATCAGATTTCGAGATCGGCATCTCAAATAGGATTCCAAG ACACAAAAGGAAAGTTACTGCGACCTAATCCTTCTGTAACTAATGGAGATAAAGCTGCAAATCCTTCAGCTATGGCGAATAAGAGTCTTACTCTCTTGTGGGGTGCTACTGGTGAGCAGGAATGGACGCCTGCTTTAACAACAG GAGTTGACTGGAAATCTTTAACAATCCCCGCGTGCCTGCCCATCACTACTGATTACTTCCCAGACAAGCGGAGCTTACAAAACGATTACGTCGTGTCGGACTACAATCTTCTCCCGGACGACGTTAACGCAGATTTTGCCCAACAGCGAGCGATATACAAGAAACCGCTCACAACTGTGGAAGTGTTTAAAGAGCTGGTCTCGCAGCGCTTGGCccaa gGTTTCCagctaattattttaccgtCACTTAACAAGAATCAGAGCAACGCCACTGGCACCAATCCCGTTCCCGCAATTAGTACGGTAATACGCGGCAGACAGACTGAGTCCGAGCCTAAAGAGGAATATTTGCTTAGCATTGGaagaatttttcacaaaatatcaCTGTTCGATAATTCTATAACAGTTACGAGATACCGTCCAcg gCATCCTTACCCACCCTTCAATATTCACTATCAATATCGATTTCATGCTCCGCATCACGACACGTACGAAGTCTCGCGGGTGTCTTTCACCACAGAGAAACTCGAGACCTATAATTGGAATTATCTAGACCATTACATTTGCACACGGGGCCACACTGATTTTGCTTTAGTGGAA GCTCTCAAATATTGGAGGTTTCGAGTATTTCTATTACCATATAATAATCCTGCGACCCGCAGAATTTTAGAAGGTTCCCCAAGATGCGACATATACACTCCGCTCAGTAATGCTGAACAGGCATCATTAATGGACGGCTTTCTGCGTTTTATCGAGGGATGGTTGAACAAAATACGACGGCCAAATCCCAACAAAAACTGG CATGATATGTTTCAGAGCCCCACAGCTCTAGGTGGTGTCCCTCCAAGAGATCCTGCCTCTCATTTGACCAGACGCAGGCACAGCACGAGCCTGATATTCCTCACTAACCAG ACCAATCTAGTCGGCAGCTCTCCTTTCAGGGAGCGACTCGGGAGCAACCGCCTGCCAGAGAAACCGAGACCAAG ATCCGGTTCCAAAGTGATGGACAGAGGACGTGTGTCGCCTGCCAGTGAAGCCGTTTTGCCGTTGTCGCTCGAGCAACAGCAGCAGGATCATTTCGACGCTAACGACGACAG TGCAAATCAGGAGCTGACCAAGATAAAAAGCAATGCGACGAATGTGGAAATTTTGGAGGCCATGAAACATCCTCAAACTGGTGTTGGCTTCTTAACACAACATCCCTCGCTGCCCAGCCAAACGTTTGTTAGCGCTGATGCGATCCAGTGGTTGAACAACCACATAGAAGGCGGCATGGGGATCGAACAGGGTATTAATATCATGAAG GGAATGATTCAAGACAAATTGATATGCCATGCGTCCGGCGATTTCTCGCAACCATTTGTGCTGGgattttatttgtatcatatcgTGCAGGATGAAAATCAAAAAG CCGCAGACTATTCCGCGCCGCTTGGGAATCTGCAAAGTTTCGAGAACGAGTGGGTGGAGGTAGAAATGAGACCGCCGAAAGGATGGTGTGAACCAACGTCTTCGACAACAGTGTCGACAGTACCTGCCATAACAATACCTTGCGACACTATTGACGAATCCAACGTTCCACCTTTTCTGAGAGACGACATCGATTTAACCGAACCGATGGATGACAGAAATTGGACAG tGCCATTGTATAAACATACTCATCTTGATATcgatatcaataataaaagtgaCAGGATCGAATGGGGTCACTTGAGATACCAGTCCATTTACaaagtatataattcttatgaACTCGTAGTACAATGGGTTGCGTCATCTGGGAGCATAGTGGCTGATCTG ATATTCGTTTGGCAACGCAAGGCTCAAATGTGCGGGATACAGATGATACCGATTCCTAGCGATCTGTTAGCGCTACCATATGTCTTGAAGAGCGATCCTCTCAGAGGTCCTATTTTCATACCTCTCGATACAGAATGTTTAATGGCAAATAAGCGGCATCTCTTTGAAG AATTCCGTGAAGATACCTACGCACAAAGGTTGTTTTTATTCCAAGAAGCAATTCTACAGAGATTCGGCTTCATGCCGTGCTTAGTCGAGAATACCGAAAATGACCGTCAGTACGTTCACATCACTGGTAACGCATTTATATTAGTGCCATCCACCACGAATACTCGGCCACGTCCACGAACCGGTACGAACGTCGTACGGCGAAATACAGGACAGAAAAGATACCCAGTTCATTCGGACCAGTCTAGTCCGCACGAAGCATACATTACCAGACATGTTGGGGGAAAGAAGGACGATCATAGCACAGATAGGAAA atggGCTTTTTGTGGTCCTGGAATCATATGATCAGCCGCAAGTGGAAATTATTATCTCTCTCGGCGGGCGACGAAGTTTTCCAGAAAAAAATCATACAGGATTTTCGACACTTCTGTTCCAATGGAGACAATAGACTTAAAGAGTTTTGGGAATCTTGTTGGGAGTTAAAGGAAAAAACTTGTACAAAAGCAAAGTAG